The proteins below come from a single Acidimicrobiales bacterium genomic window:
- a CDS encoding DEAD/DEAH box helicase — translation MTPARADFLSTLGFPLDPFQVRALDALDEGRSVLVAAPTGSGKTVVAEYAVTKSLAEGGKAFYTTPLKALSNQKYGDLVRRHGPDRVGLLTGDNSINGDAPVVVMTTEVLR, via the coding sequence ATGACGCCCGCGAGGGCGGACTTCCTTTCGACCCTCGGCTTTCCGCTCGACCCCTTCCAGGTGCGGGCGCTCGATGCACTCGACGAGGGCCGGTCGGTCCTGGTCGCCGCCCCGACCGGGTCGGGCAAGACCGTGGTCGCCGAGTACGCCGTGACCAAGTCCCTGGCCGAGGGGGGCAAGGCCTTCTACACGACGCCGCTCAAGGCCCTGTCGAACCAGAAGTACGGCGACCTCGTCCGCCGCCACGGCCCTGATCGCGTCGGGCTCCTTACCGGCGACAACTCGATCAACGGCGACGCCCCCGTGGTCGTCATGACCACCGAGGTCCTGCG